DNA sequence from the Alphaproteobacteria bacterium genome:
GCAGACAACTACTTTCCGAAACACCGACGATCCGGATCAGTCCGGCGACGCACTGCCAGGTCTCGATCACTGGCGGGGGCTGTGGACGGCGCTAGGTGTCAACGCCCATGGCGTAAATATCGTGCTGTCGGGCGCGTCCGACACCGACTTGATCGACAACACCGGCGGAACGTTGGTCATCGACGATGTTGACGATCTGAGCTCTGTCATCCAGCGGTCGATCCAGCTCGGCGACATCGTCAAGGAAGCCGTCGGTGCGGATATGCTCAACGGCGGCAACGGCGACGACATCATCTTCGGCGACGTCATCAACACCGACGGGCTGGCCCAGTCCACGGTCGAGGGCGACGGCTATGCGGTGCTGTTGCGCCAAGTCGTGGTGGCCAACGGCGGTGACCCCAATACCGATAGCCCGACGGTCGATCAGGTCGTGACCTTCATCAATAGCAACCTCACCACACTGCACCTGGACAACGATCCGCGCGGCGAAGCAGACATGATCGATGCCGGTGCCGGCGACGACAAAGTCTTTGGCCAGGGCGGCGACGACACCATCGTCGGCGGCGATGGCGCCGATGAGCTCGACGGCGGCACCGGCGACGATACGATCACGGCCGACGCGATCCTCGGCAGTGGGGACGGCGAGATCGACATTCTGATCGGCGGCCAGGGATCCGACACCTTGAACGGATCCAACGACTATGAGGACCATTTCATCTGGCGCGCCGGTCATCGCGGGGAGGCTGGTACGACGACGCTCACCAATTCGGGCACGGCGGTCACCAATCCGAGCGCGAACGAAACCGTCCTCTCGGCCACGCTGGCGGCGGGAGCTGTCCATTACTTCTACTTCGAGGTTACCGAAACGACAGCGGTCACCTTCGATGGGAAGAGCAGCGCATTCGATATGGAATTCTTCCTGTTCGAGGACACGGACAACGACGGTGACGTCGAAGCGGCGGAGCCCCTAATCAGCTTCAATGATGACGACGCGGTTTCCGAGGCAACGGGCGTCGACGAATACGGTCAGGACAGCGACGACAGTGCGAGCGGCACCAGCCCAGATCTGGATCCGTTCATCGTGCAGGGCCAATTGGCGCCGGGCAATTATGTACTTGCGGTTGGTGGATTCAATCTCAGTGAATCGGAGGCCCGGGATCAGAACAATCCCGGCAATGGCCAATCCGGCGCCTACGAAGTCACGGTGACCGGTGACAATATCAACCTGACCGGTGGGACCGGATTGAGCGAGACCTTTGTGCCGAATGCGACGGACGATATCGATACACTCACCGGATTCACCCTCGACGACGGCATCGCGCCGGTCGACGTGCTCGATCTCGCGGATCTTCTGGTCGGCGAAAACGGTTTGGACGAAAACGGGCTCGAGGGCGTCTTCCTCAACCTGACCGCCGATGCGAGCGAAACCAGGATCGACGTCGACTTCAATGGCACCGCCGACGATTCGAGCTTCGATACCCAGCTCACAATTGTCCTGGATGGGATCACCGACACCGCCTGGGACAATCTGGGAGCGATGACCGAACTCGAGCGAATACAGTTCCTGTTGGACAATGGGCAGTTGCTTATCGACTAATTGCACCGACGCGAACAGACGCACTCGTTCTTGGGGATTTGTTTGAGGGGGGATGTTCCAAGGGCGTGCGAGGCGGGAGGCGCGGCGACGTGCCTCCCGTTTTTCGTTTGGGGGCAGACGGTAAGGGTACCGGCGCCTTGAACGCGTACGCCCGCGGCCCTAGGTTGCGGGCAAGATGTCGAGCCCAAAGTCAGATGCCCTGCCCCGCCCGGCCCCGTTGTCGGCGGCGCGCCGCATGGATGCGACGCCGGCGGCGATCGCCGAGGGCGCGAGCCTGATCCGCGCCGGCGGGTTGGTCGCCTTCCCGACCGAGACCGTCTATGGTCTCGGCGCCGACGCCGGCAACGACCGTGCGGTGGCGCGCCTGTTCGCGGCCAAGGGCCGGCCGAGATTCAATCCGTTGATCGTTCATGTCGCCGATCGCGCGGCGGCGGCCCGGCTGGTGGAGATAAACGCCATTGCCTGCGCCCTGGTCGAGAAATTCTGGCCGGGGCCGCTGACCCTGGTGCTGCCGCGCTTGCCCACCGCGCCGTTTTCGCTGCTGGCCTGCGCCGGCCTCGACACGGTGGCCGTCCGGGTCCCGGCGCACCCGGTCGCCCAGGCTTTGCTCGCCGCGGCCGGATGTCCGATCGCTGCGCCGAGCGCCAACCGCTCGGGTGCCCTCAGTCCGACCACCGCCGATCATGTCGCCCGCTCCCTCGGTGATGCCGTCGACCTGATCCTCGATGGCGGCGCCTGTCCGGTCGGTCTCGAATCCACCGTCGTCGACCTGAGCGGCACGCGGCCCGCGCTGTTGCGCCCGGGCGGGCTCGACCTCGCCGAGATCGAAACGATAACCGGAGCGCTGGACTCGGTCGCCGAAGATCCCGCGGCACCCAGGTCGCCGGGCCAACTCGCTCGTCACTATGCGCCCGGCAAGCCGATCCGACTCGACGCGACCACCGCGGCCGCCGACGAGGCGCTGATTGCCTTCGGACAGGAGGTGCCGGCCGGTGCGGCGATGACCGTCAATCTCAGCGCCAGCGGCGACCTGACCGAAGCGGCGGCGAACCTGTTCGCCCACCTTCATACGGCCGACGCGGCGCCGGTCGCCGGCATCGCGGTGATGGCGATCCCGGAGCGTGGACTGGGCCGGGCGATCAACGACCGGCTGCGCCGCGCCGCCGAGAGCGTAACGGAGCGGCCATAACGCAACCTTTGCACCGCCCGGGGAATCGCGCGACAATCGCTCGCGCCGGTACTCGGGTTTATTTTTTGAGATTACTTATTCTCTGTAAAGCTCTGTGGTAGCTGGAGAAACTTGAAAATATGGCGATCAGTGCGGCGATCAAAACAGACCTGCCGGAAGGCCTCGCGGCGCGCCTCCACGCCGTTGTCGGGCCGGCCGGATGGGTGACCGACCCCGACGCCCTGGCGCCCCATCTCACCGAGCAGCGCGGCCTCTATGTCGGGCGGACGCCGGTCATGCTCAAGCCGGCATCGACGTCGGAAGTCTCGCAAATCCTGACCCTCTGCAACGACGCCGGCCAGGCGATCGTGCCCCAGGGCGGCAACACGGGCCTGGTCGGCGGCGGCGTGCCCCATGGCGACGGTTGCGAGATCATCCTCAATCTGTCGCGCCTCGACCGCATTCGCGAACTCGACGCGCACAACTTTACGCTCACCGCGGAGGCCGGCTGCATCCTGGCCGATATCCAACGCGCCGCCGACGATGCCGATCGATACTTCCCGCTCAGCCTCGGCGCCGAGGGCAGCTGCGAGATCGGCGGCAATTTGTCGACCAATGCCGGCGGCACCAATGTGGTGCGTTACGGCAATGCGCGCGACCTCGCGCTGGGTCTCGAGGTTGTCCTTGCCGACGGGACGGTCTGGAACGGGCTCAACAAGTTGCGCAAGGACAATACCGGGTACGACCTGAAGCACTTGTTCATCGGCGCCGAGGGCACGCTCGGCGTCATTACGGCGGCGGTGCTGAAGCTCTACCCGAAGCCGCGCGAAATGGTCACCGCGTTCGTCGCCGTCCGCGATCTGCCCGGCGTGATCGAATTGCTGGCCCGGATGCGTTCGGCAAGCGGCGACGCGGTCAGCACCTTCGAGTATCTGTCGCGCGTCGGAATCGATATCGCGATGAAATACGTTCCCGCCACGATCGACCCGCTGGAGCGTTCCTACGAACATTGCGTGCTGGTCGAACTGTCTTCGGCCGCCGACGGCGGCGGCGTCCAACGGTTGGCTGAAAGTTTGCTCGCCGCGGCGATCGACGACGGGCTGATCCTCGACGGCACCATCGCCCAGAGCGACACCCAGGCGCGGGCCCTGTGGCACCTGCGCGACGCCGTGCCGGAAGGGCAAAAAATGGATGGCGGCAGCATCAAGCACGACGTCTCGGTGCCGGTGTCGCGGGTGGCTGACTTCATCGCCACCGCCACCGCCGCCTGCCTTGCCGAGATGCCGGGATGCCGCCCGATCCCGTTCGGCCATGTCGGCGACGGCAACATTCATTTCAACGTCAACCAGCCGGAAGGCATGGACAAGGCCGGTTTCCTCGCCCAATGGGCCCGCTTCAATCGCATCGTCCACGACATCGTCCGCGACATGGACGGCAGTATCAGCGCCGAACACGGCATCGGGCAACTCAAGCGTGCCGAACTGCGGCACTATGCCGTGCCGGAGAAACTTGACTTGATGGCCAAGGTGAAGGGACTTTTGGATCCCAACAACATTCTCAACCCGGACAAGGTCCTCTAGCACACCGCGGGACGACAGGAATACGCCATGACCTACAGCGCACCGATCAGGGACATGAAATTCGTCATCCACGACGTCGTCGGCCTGTCGCGGGTCGCCGAACTGCCGGGATGCGAAGAGGTGAGCGGCGATCTGGTCGACGCCATTCTCGACGAAGCAGCCAAGTTCTCGAGCGGCGTGCTGGCACCGCTCAACCGGACCGGCGACACGCAGGGCTCGCGCCTCGAGAACGGTGTGGTGCGCACGCCGGAGGGTTTCAAGGACGCCTACCGCCAGTTCGTCGACGGCGGCTGGAACGGTGTCCCATTCTCGCCCGATTATGGCGGCCAGGATTTACCGTGGCTGGTCGCGATCCCCGTAGCGGAAATGTGGAATTCCGCCAACATGGCATTCAGCCTGTGCCCGCTTCTCAATCACGGCGCGACCGAGTTGCTGTCCGCGCACGGGTCGGAGCCGCAAAAGGCCATCTACCTGCACAAGATGGTCTCCGGCGAGTGGACCGGTACGATGAACCTGACCGAGCCGCAGTCGGGCACCGATCTCGGCACGTTGAAGACCCGTGCGGTTCCGAATGGCGACCACTATCTGATCAGTGGCCAGAAGATTTTCATCACCTATGGCGATCATGACATGGCCGAGAACGTGATCCATATGGTGCTGGCGCGGACCCCCGACGCACCTGCCGGCACCAAAGGTATATCGCTCTTCATCGTACCCAAATTCCTCGTCGGCCCGGACGGAGAGCTGAGAGACCGCAATGACCTCCGATGCATCTCGCTCGAACACAAGCTCGGCATCGCCGCGAGCCCGACGGCGGTCATGTCCTACGGCGACGACGGCGGCGCGATCGGCTACCTGATCGGCGAAGAAGGCCGCGGCCTCGAGTACATGTTCACGATGATGAACACCGAGCGCCTGGGTGTCGGTTTACAGGGCCTGGCGATCAGCGAATCCGCGTACCAGCAGGCATTGGCCTATGGCCGCGAACGGGTCCAAAGCCGGCCGGTCGACGGGTCCAGCGCGACGCCGGTGACGATCATCCATCATCCCGACGTACGCCGCATGCTGATGGACATGAAGGCCCATGTCGAGGCCATGCGCGGTCTGGCCTATGAGGTCGCGGCGGCGCTCGATCGCGCCAACCGCCACCCCGATCCGGAACAGCGCCGCGAGGCCCAATCCTTCGTCGATCTCATGATCCCAATCGTCAAGGCATGGTTCACCGATCTCGGCGTCGAACTGGCCTCGACCAACATCCAAATTCACGGCGGCATGGGCTTTATCGAAGAAACCGGCGCCGCCCAGCATTATCGCGACATCCGCATTGGTCCGATCTACGAGGGCACCAACGGCATTCAGGCCAACGACCTGCTCGGCCGCAAGGTCGTCCGCGACGGCGGCGACGCGGCCCGTCATTTCCTCGGGCGCGTCACGTCGCTTGCCGACACCCTCGCGACCTCCGCCGATGCCAACCTATCCGCCTTGGGAACGCGCCTCTCGACCGCGGTCGGCGATCTCGATCGGGCCGTGACCTCGGTCCTCGAGACTTTCTCGGCCGACCCCAATCGCGCAGCGGCCGGCGCGGTACCGTTTCTAAGACTGTTCGGCATCGTTGCCGGCGGCTGGATGATGGGCCGCATGGCCGAGACCGCTCAACGCACATTGGGTGCGGCCAACGGCGACGGCGCCTTTCTCGAAGGCAAGCTGATAACCGCGCGGTATTATGCGGAATACGTGCTGCCGCACACGACAAGCCTGGCGGCGATCGTGGATACCGGCGGCGGGTCGGTGATGGCCCTCGCCGACGAGCAATTCTAGAGCGCTAGGCCTCGTTGCCTGACGGCAACGCCGACAGATCGGCAATAATCGCGTCGATCAATTTGGCGGCGGCGGGCGATTCGGCGCCGGCGCGGCGGTGGACCGCGATGTCGATCGTGCCCAATTGCGGCAAGTTCGAATCCGCGTCCGCAACCATCAAGCCACCATCGAGCGTACTCCGCGGCAATACGGTCATCGCCATACCGGCGCGCACGCCGGCCAGGACGCCGGCCGGCCCTTCGCTACGGAACGCCAGGCGCCAAGCCAGGCCGGCGCCGTCGAGCGCGGCAAGACCGGCGGCGCGGAACGCACATCCTCGCGGCATAAAGGCCAGCGGCAGCGGATCCTGCTGGTCGATCCGATAACCGCGAGCCATCGCCCAAACCAAGGACTCGCGCCGTACAATATCGCCGTCGTGGCGCTCCGGTTGTCGGGTGACCAAGGCGAAATCGATTTCGCCGCGATCGAGCGCACGCAACAGCAATCGGCTGCTCTTGCAATGAACCTCGAGCTCGACCCGAGGATTGTTTTGGGCGTAGAGCGAGAGCACGCGCGGCAAGTAGTTGTAGGCATAGGTGTCGGTGGTGCCGATACGAACGGCGCCGGAGACACCGCCGCGCCCGAAGCGTGCCAGCGCCTCGTCATTGAGGGCGAGCATGCGCCGCGCATGCCCCGCCAAGGTCTCGCCGGCGTCGGTCAGGCCGACCGATCGCCCGCGCCCGCGTTCGAGCAGGACCGTGCCGGTGATCTCTTCCAATTTGCGGACTTGCGTACTGACCGCCGACTGAACACGGTTGAGGTGCCGTGCGGCCTTGGTGAATCCGCCGGTATCGACCACGGCAAGGAATCCGCGCAACAGGTCGAGATCCAGATCGCGAGTCATCAAAAATCTCATTTTTAGATTATATCGATCAGATAAATTTGTTTTCATGATAACTTGTGCGGCTCTATTGTCAAGCGTCGAATCGAACAACGGCGATGGATGCGGCATGGGCAATACATCCGATACGGCCCGCGGCACGATAGAGATGGTTGTGGCGATGACGATCGCCGGTACCATCGGTATTTTCGTCGTCGAATCCGGCCTCCCGCCCCTCGTCGTGGTGTTCTACCGCTGTCTGTTCGGTGCCGCCGCGTTGGGCCTCTATTGCCTGTTTCAGGGCTCGTTCAAGATACGGGGGACGCGGCCACGAACCGTGGCGCTGGTCGCCCTCGGCGGCGTGTTCCTGGTGTCCAACTGGGTGTTGTTGTTCGAGGCCTTCCGGCTGACGTCGATCTCGATCGCCACCATCGTCTATCACGTCAATCCGTTCATCATCCTGTTCCTGGGAATGCTTGCGTTCGGCGAATCGGTACAGCGACGCAAGATGATGTGGACCGTGGCCGCCTTTGCCGGCCTGGTCATGGTCATCGGGCTGCCGGTCGGGTACGCCGGCGACTACCCCCTCGGCATAGCCCTCGCGCTGCTGGCGACGGCGCTCTATTCGTGCACCATCGTCTTCGCCAAATGGCTGCCGGGACTGGCGCCGGAATTGATCGCGTTCCTGCAGGTGGCCCTGGGCGCCGTGCTGCTATTGCCGATCGCCAGGCCCTGGGAGGTGCCGGCGTCTGGTGGTCATTGGCCCTATCTGGTCACGCTCGGCATCGTTCATACCGGGCTCATGTATGCGCTGCTCTACGCGGCGTTTCAGAGACTATCGATGCCGCTGATCGCGATCCTGTCGTTCGTCTTTCCTGTCGTCGCGGTCATCCTCGACGGTGTGGTCTATGATCATCGACTGGGATTCCTGCAATGGGTAGGCGTCGCAATCATTGCCGTGGCGACGATCGCCGTCAGACTGGACTGGAAATTATTGCCGCGGCGCGGGAGGGCTTTGTCATGACGATACCGGGCGGCTGCCATTGCGGCGCGATCGAGATCCGTTATTCGACGTCCATCGATCCATCACGGGCGGACATTCGCGCCTGCCAATGCACGTTCTGCCGAAAGCACAACGCACGGGCCGTTTCCGACCCCAATGGCGAGGCGCTGTTTATCGTCCACGACAGGCCGTCCTTGCGGCGCTACGCCTTCGCGCTCCGTACCGCCGAGTTTCTCACCTGCGGCCGTTGCGGCGTTTACCTGGGCGCCATCATGACGGACGACCACGGTGCCTATGCGACGCTGAATATCAATGCCTTCGCCGATCCCGGCCGCTTCACGCAACCGCCACGACCGGTCGCGTTCGACGCGGAGACCGAGAGCACGCGTCGCAGCCGGCGGCGTGATCATTGGACGCCGGCGCGCATCGAGTTTCGCGGACGGTAAAATGGAGGTCCGAATTAACAATGAACATTTTATCAATTAGATACAATGGATTGTGATATAATAATTCATGTTTTAGATAAATATAT
Encoded proteins:
- a CDS encoding type I secretion C-terminal target domain-containing protein; its protein translation is EGGSVNVASDGSFTYVPSADFNGTDTFTYTITDDTGLTDSALVTVTVVDTEDKLLVGDNDDNITNPAATTSTITPYDGVDGDSPKLQGGSGNDVLLGDIGGASRNPDTTTFEDQLTVVVLDKSGSMNTGNRIELAKDAVIELSHDYATYAAEAYLAGQNVEVRFTVIPFDNDVESSGGASDPPPFTILVNTSTIANMTDFNNLFTSIGGGEYEFDQTTFSTFYTNLADDPGGIQPNNATDYQDALNAALDEFLTANGATTPFDIQRLDELPGGFANNTLLFITDGQPTEQTTTFRNTDDPDQSGDALPGLDHWRGLWTALGVNAHGVNIVLSGASDTDLIDNTGGTLVIDDVDDLSSVIQRSIQLGDIVKEAVGADMLNGGNGDDIIFGDVINTDGLAQSTVEGDGYAVLLRQVVVANGGDPNTDSPTVDQVVTFINSNLTTLHLDNDPRGEADMIDAGAGDDKVFGQGGDDTIVGGDGADELDGGTGDDTITADAILGSGDGEIDILIGGQGSDTLNGSNDYEDHFIWRAGHRGEAGTTTLTNSGTAVTNPSANETVLSATLAAGAVHYFYFEVTETTAVTFDGKSSAFDMEFFLFEDTDNDGDVEAAEPLISFNDDDAVSEATGVDEYGQDSDDSASGTSPDLDPFIVQGQLAPGNYVLAVGGFNLSESEARDQNNPGNGQSGAYEVTVTGDNINLTGGTGLSETFVPNATDDIDTLTGFTLDDGIAPVDVLDLADLLVGENGLDENGLEGVFLNLTADASETRIDVDFNGTADDSSFDTQLTIVLDGITDTAWDNLGAMTELERIQFLLDNGQLLID
- a CDS encoding threonylcarbamoyl-AMP synthase, yielding MSSPKSDALPRPAPLSAARRMDATPAAIAEGASLIRAGGLVAFPTETVYGLGADAGNDRAVARLFAAKGRPRFNPLIVHVADRAAAARLVEINAIACALVEKFWPGPLTLVLPRLPTAPFSLLACAGLDTVAVRVPAHPVAQALLAAAGCPIAAPSANRSGALSPTTADHVARSLGDAVDLILDGGACPVGLESTVVDLSGTRPALLRPGGLDLAEIETITGALDSVAEDPAAPRSPGQLARHYAPGKPIRLDATTAAADEALIAFGQEVPAGAAMTVNLSASGDLTEAAANLFAHLHTADAAPVAGIAVMAIPERGLGRAINDRLRRAAESVTERP
- a CDS encoding FAD-binding oxidoreductase codes for the protein MAISAAIKTDLPEGLAARLHAVVGPAGWVTDPDALAPHLTEQRGLYVGRTPVMLKPASTSEVSQILTLCNDAGQAIVPQGGNTGLVGGGVPHGDGCEIILNLSRLDRIRELDAHNFTLTAEAGCILADIQRAADDADRYFPLSLGAEGSCEIGGNLSTNAGGTNVVRYGNARDLALGLEVVLADGTVWNGLNKLRKDNTGYDLKHLFIGAEGTLGVITAAVLKLYPKPREMVTAFVAVRDLPGVIELLARMRSASGDAVSTFEYLSRVGIDIAMKYVPATIDPLERSYEHCVLVELSSAADGGGVQRLAESLLAAAIDDGLILDGTIAQSDTQARALWHLRDAVPEGQKMDGGSIKHDVSVPVSRVADFIATATAACLAEMPGCRPIPFGHVGDGNIHFNVNQPEGMDKAGFLAQWARFNRIVHDIVRDMDGSISAEHGIGQLKRAELRHYAVPEKLDLMAKVKGLLDPNNILNPDKVL
- a CDS encoding acyl-CoA dehydrogenase, translated to MTYSAPIRDMKFVIHDVVGLSRVAELPGCEEVSGDLVDAILDEAAKFSSGVLAPLNRTGDTQGSRLENGVVRTPEGFKDAYRQFVDGGWNGVPFSPDYGGQDLPWLVAIPVAEMWNSANMAFSLCPLLNHGATELLSAHGSEPQKAIYLHKMVSGEWTGTMNLTEPQSGTDLGTLKTRAVPNGDHYLISGQKIFITYGDHDMAENVIHMVLARTPDAPAGTKGISLFIVPKFLVGPDGELRDRNDLRCISLEHKLGIAASPTAVMSYGDDGGAIGYLIGEEGRGLEYMFTMMNTERLGVGLQGLAISESAYQQALAYGRERVQSRPVDGSSATPVTIIHHPDVRRMLMDMKAHVEAMRGLAYEVAAALDRANRHPDPEQRREAQSFVDLMIPIVKAWFTDLGVELASTNIQIHGGMGFIEETGAAQHYRDIRIGPIYEGTNGIQANDLLGRKVVRDGGDAARHFLGRVTSLADTLATSADANLSALGTRLSTAVGDLDRAVTSVLETFSADPNRAAAGAVPFLRLFGIVAGGWMMGRMAETAQRTLGAANGDGAFLEGKLITARYYAEYVLPHTTSLAAIVDTGGGSVMALADEQF
- a CDS encoding LysR family transcriptional regulator, giving the protein MTRDLDLDLLRGFLAVVDTGGFTKAARHLNRVQSAVSTQVRKLEEITGTVLLERGRGRSVGLTDAGETLAGHARRMLALNDEALARFGRGGVSGAVRIGTTDTYAYNYLPRVLSLYAQNNPRVELEVHCKSSRLLLRALDRGEIDFALVTRQPERHDGDIVRRESLVWAMARGYRIDQQDPLPLAFMPRGCAFRAAGLAALDGAGLAWRLAFRSEGPAGVLAGVRAGMAMTVLPRSTLDGGLMVADADSNLPQLGTIDIAVHRRAGAESPAAAKLIDAIIADLSALPSGNEA
- a CDS encoding DMT family transporter; its protein translation is MGNTSDTARGTIEMVVAMTIAGTIGIFVVESGLPPLVVVFYRCLFGAAALGLYCLFQGSFKIRGTRPRTVALVALGGVFLVSNWVLLFEAFRLTSISIATIVYHVNPFIILFLGMLAFGESVQRRKMMWTVAAFAGLVMVIGLPVGYAGDYPLGIALALLATALYSCTIVFAKWLPGLAPELIAFLQVALGAVLLLPIARPWEVPASGGHWPYLVTLGIVHTGLMYALLYAAFQRLSMPLIAILSFVFPVVAVILDGVVYDHRLGFLQWVGVAIIAVATIAVRLDWKLLPRRGRALS